The following proteins are co-located in the Deinococcus metallilatus genome:
- the fabZ gene encoding 3-hydroxyacyl-ACP dehydratase FabZ encodes MEPLLIQDVLKILPHRFPFVLVDRVLSAEGGEVHALKNVTVNEPFFPGHFPQEPVMPGVLIVEALAQASMFCLHGELEPGTIGYLAGVEGARFKRKVIPGDQLHLYAKLDFLRRGLGKTTCRAEVDGQVAAEATILFAVGKG; translated from the coding sequence ATGGAACCCCTGCTGATTCAGGACGTGCTGAAGATTCTGCCGCACCGTTTCCCCTTCGTCCTGGTGGACCGCGTGCTGAGCGCGGAGGGCGGCGAGGTCCACGCCCTCAAGAACGTGACCGTCAATGAACCCTTCTTTCCCGGCCACTTCCCGCAGGAACCCGTGATGCCGGGCGTGCTGATCGTGGAGGCGCTGGCGCAGGCCAGCATGTTCTGCCTGCACGGGGAGCTGGAGCCGGGCACCATCGGTTACCTCGCGGGCGTGGAGGGCGCGCGCTTCAAGCGCAAGGTGATTCCGGGCGACCAGCTTCACCTGTACGCCAAACTGGACTTCCTGCGCCGGGGCCTGGGCAAGACCACCTGCCGCGCGGAGGTGGACGGACAGGTGGCGGCGGAGGCGACGATTCTGTTTGCGGTGGGGAAGGGATGA
- a CDS encoding LptF/LptG family permease yields the protein MTRLTRYVTGELLPPLVTGTLLFTAILSFGYFFISSQWLRGVPVGLIGQWIGYQVPDTLVKVLPMAVVLMTVVAFGRLATERELVAVQSGGIGLGQVARPVAVVAALVTALAIWLSLWVAPRANVETRGLYWDVLTGAGLSHVIGKTLDLGGNLTLWLGGYDHARRELKNVRVERWQADDPQRATVIFADSGTFENNQLSLRGYQVYTVNYRAAAELARVPENDPAAFRAAVQEVFPNVVIPEDANSTLNLDTGLSRKQTIAQYADAIGADSEGWPELVTKLTAPGVPQQERQDARVNLNRKLALPFGNLVLALAALPFALRFGRTLGVSLGIALLIAVAYYLVFFVGLTLAGALPGLPELGVWLANIVFAGLGLWLLRRA from the coding sequence ATGACCCGCCTCACCCGCTACGTCACGGGTGAGCTGCTGCCGCCGCTGGTGACGGGCACGCTGCTGTTCACGGCGATCCTGAGCTTCGGGTACTTCTTCATCAGCAGCCAGTGGCTCCGGGGCGTGCCGGTGGGATTGATCGGGCAGTGGATCGGGTACCAGGTGCCGGACACGCTGGTCAAGGTGCTGCCGATGGCGGTCGTGCTGATGACGGTGGTGGCCTTCGGACGGCTCGCCACCGAGCGGGAACTGGTGGCGGTGCAGTCGGGCGGGATCGGGCTGGGGCAGGTGGCGCGGCCGGTCGCGGTGGTGGCGGCGCTGGTCACCGCGCTGGCGATCTGGCTGAGTCTGTGGGTGGCTCCCCGCGCGAACGTGGAGACGCGCGGGCTGTACTGGGACGTGCTGACGGGCGCGGGCCTCTCGCACGTCATCGGGAAGACGCTGGACCTGGGCGGAAATCTCACGCTCTGGCTGGGGGGGTACGACCACGCCCGGCGGGAGTTGAAGAATGTCCGGGTGGAACGCTGGCAGGCGGACGACCCACAGCGCGCGACGGTGATCTTCGCGGACAGCGGGACCTTCGAGAACAACCAACTTTCCCTGCGCGGGTATCAGGTGTACACGGTGAATTACCGCGCCGCCGCCGAACTCGCCCGCGTGCCCGAGAACGACCCCGCCGCCTTCCGCGCCGCCGTGCAGGAGGTCTTCCCGAACGTGGTGATTCCCGAGGACGCGAACAGCACGCTGAACCTCGATACCGGGCTGTCGCGCAAGCAGACCATCGCGCAGTACGCCGACGCCATCGGCGCGGACAGCGAGGGCTGGCCGGAACTGGTCACCAAGCTGACCGCGCCCGGTGTGCCGCAGCAGGAGCGGCAGGACGCCCGGGTGAACCTGAACCGCAAGCTGGCGCTGCCCTTCGGCAATCTGGTGCTGGCGCTGGCCGCGCTGCCGTTCGCGCTGCGCTTCGGGCGCACGCTGGGCGTCTCGCTGGGGATCGCGCTTCTGATCGCGGTCGCGTACTACCTGGTCTTCTTCGTGGGCCTGACGCTGGCCGGGGCCTTGCCCGGTCTGCCCGAACTCGGCGTGTGGCTGGCGAACATCGTCTTCGCGGGGCTGGGGCTGTGGCTGTTGAGGCGGGCGTGA
- a CDS encoding MGDG synthase family glycosyltransferase: MPDPSGPELRALILSASFGSGHHQANDALDRALRAAGVDLRARHADFIAYLNAFERAVTVGTYDAWLRYAPGMYKAFYEWTDQETEPRALTGTFGWLGLRGMLRDMRDVRPEVVVSSFPTPVALAHTARQRLRADFLNALVVTDYRVHHHWARPEAELLMVANEEARGQMVDRWRLPEANVAVTGIPIAPAYRTLIGADRTALREKHGLKVDEPLILVSGGGTGTYRALNRVLNELANLGRRVQVLVLAGARGRGVTRVGGATVHALGFTTAFPELLAASDLVVGKAGGLTVAEATTLGVPLVIFEPIPGQEEHNADYLVRHGAGLWAHALAEVRPAVLRALDAGEHARLSANARALSVPDAADRVAAALLRKLGRA, translated from the coding sequence ATGCCTGACCCCTCCGGCCCCGAGCTGCGCGCCCTGATCCTCTCCGCCTCGTTCGGCAGCGGGCACCATCAGGCGAACGACGCGCTGGACCGGGCGCTGCGGGCGGCGGGGGTGGACCTGCGGGCGCGGCACGCGGATTTCATCGCGTACCTGAACGCCTTCGAGCGGGCGGTGACGGTCGGGACCTACGACGCCTGGCTGCGTTACGCGCCGGGCATGTACAAGGCGTTTTACGAGTGGACGGATCAGGAGACGGAACCGCGCGCACTGACCGGCACCTTCGGCTGGCTGGGCCTGCGCGGGATGCTGCGGGATATGCGCGATGTCCGCCCCGAAGTGGTCGTGAGCAGTTTCCCGACCCCCGTCGCGCTGGCCCACACCGCCCGCCAGCGGCTGCGCGCCGACTTCCTGAACGCGCTCGTCGTGACCGATTACCGGGTGCATCACCACTGGGCGCGGCCCGAGGCCGAGTTGCTGATGGTGGCGAACGAGGAGGCGCGCGGGCAGATGGTGGACCGCTGGCGCCTTCCCGAAGCGAACGTGGCCGTGACCGGCATTCCCATTGCCCCGGCCTACCGGACCCTGATCGGGGCGGACCGGACGGCACTGCGCGAGAAGCACGGGCTGAAGGTGGACGAACCGCTGATTCTGGTGTCGGGCGGGGGAACCGGCACGTACCGGGCGCTGAACCGGGTCCTGAATGAACTGGCGAACCTGGGCAGGCGGGTGCAGGTGCTGGTGCTGGCGGGGGCGCGGGGGCGCGGCGTGACGCGGGTGGGCGGCGCGACGGTTCACGCGCTGGGCTTCACCACCGCTTTCCCCGAACTGCTGGCCGCGTCCGACCTCGTGGTGGGCAAGGCGGGCGGCCTGACGGTGGCGGAGGCGACCACGCTGGGCGTCCCGCTGGTCATCTTCGAGCCGATTCCGGGGCAGGAGGAACACAACGCGGATTACCTGGTGCGGCACGGGGCGGGGCTGTGGGCGCACGCGCTGGCCGAGGTGCGGCCCGCCGTGTTGCGCGCACTGGACGCAGGCGAACACGCCCGGCTGAGCGCGAACGCCCGCGCCCTCAGCGTGCCCGATGCCGCCGACCGGGTGGCCGCCGCGCTGCTGCGGAAACTGGGGCGGGCATGA
- a CDS encoding polysaccharide deacetylase family protein: MRPSLKRGAWLGAGLLTLYVVLPYLLTQRLNLGLVREGKQRRKALALTFDDGPDPATTPAVLDALRGAGARATFFVIADRAEAHPDLIRRMLEEGHQVEAHAARHVHAWLRTPWGAFLDPLRAARRVAAVTGRPVRLHRPPHGAYTLATRLGQRAAGVTGAHWSVEGRDWHPAFTPEGVRQRVNELAFPGAVVVLHDAGPGARNTGPMLPGLLADLRERDYALVPLGELEGAAPLTLRELPRRLMRGLDRVFDRLGGTRPAGGRADNLFRVGPVSFPLAGVTLGGGTPIQKGTPAAEFHVNNPLLVDLGLRRSLRLAREDFRDLARDLQTRPDLQDAQVVFCLSALSPLLATLGFETQSLSPADTRRLRAWASVLRRAYGSDPHAPEPKLSVMGREAFVARYGAR, encoded by the coding sequence ATGAGGCCGTCTCTGAAAAGGGGCGCGTGGCTGGGTGCGGGGCTGCTGACCCTGTACGTCGTCCTCCCCTATCTGCTGACGCAGCGCCTCAACCTGGGGCTGGTGCGGGAGGGCAAGCAACGCCGCAAAGCTCTAGCCCTGACCTTCGATGACGGGCCCGACCCCGCGACTACGCCCGCCGTACTGGACGCGCTGCGGGGGGCAGGCGCGCGGGCCACCTTCTTCGTGATCGCGGACCGGGCGGAGGCACACCCGGACCTGATCCGCCGGATGCTGGAGGAGGGACATCAGGTGGAGGCGCACGCCGCGAGGCACGTTCACGCCTGGCTGCGGACACCCTGGGGGGCCTTCCTCGATCCGCTGCGGGCCGCCCGGCGTGTTGCGGCGGTGACGGGGCGGCCCGTCCGCCTGCACCGTCCCCCCCACGGCGCTTACACCCTCGCTACCCGGCTGGGTCAACGTGCGGCGGGTGTCACGGGCGCCCACTGGAGCGTGGAGGGCCGCGACTGGCACCCGGCCTTCACGCCCGAAGGGGTGCGGCAACGGGTGAACGAATTGGCCTTCCCCGGCGCGGTGGTCGTGCTGCACGACGCGGGACCGGGCGCCAGAAACACGGGGCCGATGCTGCCCGGCCTGCTGGCGGATTTAAGGGAACGGGACTATGCGCTGGTTCCGCTGGGCGAACTGGAAGGGGCCGCGCCGCTCACCCTGCGCGAGCTGCCGCGCCGCCTGATGCGGGGGCTGGACCGGGTGTTCGACCGGCTGGGCGGCACGCGGCCCGCCGGGGGGCGCGCGGACAACCTCTTCCGCGTCGGTCCGGTCAGCTTTCCGCTGGCTGGGGTCACGCTGGGGGGCGGCACACCCATCCAGAAGGGCACCCCCGCCGCCGAGTTCCACGTGAACAACCCGCTGCTGGTGGACCTGGGCCTGCGCCGCAGCCTGCGCCTGGCCCGCGAGGACTTCCGCGACCTGGCCCGTGACCTCCAGACCCGCCCCGACCTGCAAGACGCCCAGGTGGTGTTCTGCCTCAGCGCCCTGTCGCCACTGCTCGCCACGCTGGGGTTCGAGACACAGAGCCTTTCCCCCGCCGATACGCGCCGCCTGCGTGCCTGGGCCAGCGTGCTGCGGCGGGCATACGGCAGCGACCCCCACGCGCCGGAGCCGAAGCTGAGCGTGATGGGACGGGAGGCGTTCGTGGCGAGGTATGGGGCGCGGTAG
- a CDS encoding class I SAM-dependent methyltransferase: protein MNYDDFADLYDHQYDLYRDDLHFYAGVAERAGGPVLEVGAGTGRVTAFLARRGVRVVGLEPSARMIERGRARAQEQGLDLTFVQGDARTFRLDERFGLVIAPFNALMHLYTPNEQLSALENIRAHLTKGGAFVFDLYVPRYGEMNTLRHEGETFYGPDGSRTDVFLVQRHDRPRQHVTTEYYVDTTAQDGTLRRRHYTLTQRYYTRFEMEWLLRCAGFESPQVTGSFQGGPLEESSDVMVFRTRAK, encoded by the coding sequence GTGAACTACGACGACTTCGCCGACCTCTACGATCACCAGTACGACCTCTACCGCGACGACCTGCACTTCTACGCGGGTGTGGCCGAGCGCGCAGGCGGGCCGGTGCTGGAGGTAGGCGCGGGGACCGGGCGGGTGACGGCCTTCCTGGCGCGGCGGGGCGTGCGGGTGGTGGGGCTGGAGCCGAGCGCGCGCATGATCGAGCGGGGCCGGGCGCGGGCCCAGGAACAAGGGCTGGACCTGACCTTCGTGCAGGGGGACGCGCGGACTTTCCGGCTGGACGAACGCTTCGGGCTGGTGATCGCGCCCTTCAACGCGCTGATGCACCTCTACACGCCGAACGAGCAGTTGAGCGCGCTGGAGAACATCCGGGCACACCTCACCAAGGGTGGGGCGTTCGTGTTCGACCTGTACGTGCCGCGCTACGGCGAGATGAACACCCTGCGGCACGAGGGCGAGACGTTCTACGGGCCGGACGGCTCGCGCACGGACGTGTTTCTGGTGCAGCGGCACGACCGGCCCCGGCAGCACGTGACCACCGAGTATTACGTGGACACCACCGCCCAGGACGGCACGCTGCGGCGGCGGCACTACACGCTGACACAGCGGTACTACACCCGCTTCGAGATGGAATGGCTGCTGCGCTGCGCGGGCTTCGAGTCGCCGCAGGTCACGGGGAGCTTCCAGGGCGGGCCGCTGGAGGAAAGCAGTGACGTGATGGTGTTCCGGACGCGGGCGAAGTGA
- a CDS encoding metal-binding protein, with protein sequence MSPVPSGRIHNLINIAAYSVLAAGVLVTTRQSLLTVTPVQALNFTLGFFVGTFLLSPDLDLAEGRVDSKRRWGLLGFLWVPYGMLFSHRGLSHTWLLGPLTRLVYLAVIAALVVGLLRFVWPAVPLPGVPQPLSLKVLLPLLLGYYLSQWLHLIADGVRPDHGLRRARREVRKRF encoded by the coding sequence ATGTCGCCCGTGCCCAGTGGACGCATCCATAACCTCATCAATATCGCCGCCTACAGCGTCCTCGCCGCCGGGGTGCTGGTCACGACCCGGCAGAGCCTCCTGACCGTCACGCCCGTGCAGGCCCTGAACTTCACGCTGGGGTTCTTTGTGGGCACCTTCCTGCTCTCGCCCGACCTCGACCTCGCGGAAGGGCGGGTGGACAGCAAACGGCGCTGGGGCCTGCTGGGCTTCCTGTGGGTGCCCTACGGAATGCTCTTCAGCCACCGGGGCCTCTCGCACACCTGGCTGCTGGGCCCGCTCACGCGCCTGGTGTACCTGGCCGTCATCGCCGCGCTGGTGGTCGGCCTGCTGCGCTTCGTGTGGCCCGCCGTCCCGCTGCCCGGCGTCCCGCAGCCCCTCAGCCTGAAGGTGCTGCTGCCCCTGCTGCTGGGGTACTACCTCAGCCAGTGGCTCCACCTGATCGCGGACGGCGTGCGGCCTGACCACGGGTTGCGGCGTGCGCGGCGGGAGGTCAGGAAGCGGTTCTGA